The region CTTTTGCATTTGAAACTGCACTACCAGTACTAGCGGAATTATTATTGAAAGTACAATTGATTACTTCCATACCATATACTGCTCCACCATTATATGCATTATTTTCTTCAAACAATGAATTTCCAACAAATGAATTATAAGCAGCTCCACCAAAATTGTCTGCAGTATTCATAGTAAATGTACAATCAATTGCAGTTGCACTGCTAATAGCTCCACCATTATCTGCTGAATTATCATTGAAAGTACAGTTAGTTGCAGAACCATCAAACATTGCTCCACCATTTTCAGTAGCATGATTATTTACAAAGATGGAATTTACAACATTAGATTCATATGTTGCACCACCTGATTTAGCTGAGTTACTGTTAAAAGTACAGTTATCTGCTGAACCTTGATAAATAGCACCACCATTTCCAGTTGCATGATTGTTGATGAAAGTACAATTAATTGCATTACCACTGTTAATAGCTGCACCATCTGTACCTGCAGAGTTACTGTCAAAAATACAATTACGAGCAGTACCACCGACCATTGTACCACTATATTTTGCGGAATTTTCAGTAAATATACAATTAGTTGCATCACCGTCGGAAATAGCACTACCATCATGTGCATAATTGCCTGTGAAAGTACAGTCAATTGCAGAACCTCCAAACATAGCTCCACCAAATGAACCTGCAGAATTTTTAATAAATGTACAGTTTATTGCAGTGCAACTTCCATATACACCATCATAATTTTCATCATAAAGGTCGCATTTAATAGTTGCACCCATGTCATCATAACGATCACAGTTTGTTGTTGAAGCATTTACAAATATAATATCTTTAAATACAACTTTGGTTGCAGTAACTGAAAATATACGGGCAGATTTACTTGCATCAATTGTATGTCCATTACCATATATAGTTACTTGACGGTCAATTACTATTCCTGAAACAAATGCTGTATCTGAATCACTATTGAAAGTATAATCGGAATCCAAATAAATATTAGAATTACTGTTACCATTAATCGCTTTATTTAGATCAGAGAAGGTCTTTGAACTGCTAGTCTCTAATTTGGTAAAATTTCCACTATCCAAATCTGCGTTAACAATATCATTAGCATCATCCACACTAACAATATCATTTGCAATATCATCACTAGCACTGACTGTAGATACAGCCAACAAAATTATACTAAATATTGACAAAATAATTAATTTTTTGTTTAGCAAATTTTTCCCTCCTCTATTAATAGTATGTTATATTTATATTAAACAATAATATATAATATTTACTTAAAATTATCAAAAAATACAAAAAATTAATAAAAAATTTAATTTGAATAAATAAAATTACATCATATAATTTACAAGAAACATGATTAATTTTAAATTAAATTGAACATCTGTTTAATGAAGACATTATTAAAAAAAAGAATTATGGAAATTTAAAACTAAAAAATAACTGATTTTAACCTATACTACAAAATTATTTTTCATTAATATTATCCAATACCATTAAACCACAATTAGTGAGCCTGTATAATCGTCCGCAGCGCATTTCTGGATTAATTAGTTCAATCAATCCATGTTCACGCAATTGCCTTAATGTTCTGCTGATATGATTATTCAATACATTACTTTGCTTTGCAATTTGAGACGGCATTTTTACATCATTTCCAATAGCATTTAGTACACGAACACGATAAGATGATCTTAAAACATATTTTACTAAATTATCCATAATACACCTCATTTAGATATATATTTAAAAAAACAAACGATAAGTGTAATATATAGTTGTTATTAGTGTACTATTTATGAATAATACAATATATATCAATGCCTTTAAAGTAGAACAAAACTATAGTATATGTGTAGTAATGAAGAATTATTGGAAAAAATAGCATTCGTTCAAGGATCAGGACATAGGACAAATATTGTTTTATATATGAAATATGACTTATACACACCAACACAAATAGGAGAAGCAATAGGCATTCGTACAAATCACGTAAGCAATTTATTATCTCAATTAAAAAAGAAGAATATTGTTTACTGTGCAACACCTAACATTCACAAAGGAAAACTTTATTCATTAACAGACGAAGGTAAGAAAGTTTTTGAATATATATCTTCAAAACAAAATAAACAATAATATCCTTTAATTAACTCAAATTCTATTTTTATCACTGATTCTGTAATAAATTTTAAAAAGATGTGAAAAATAACCCTATTGTAAAAATAAACCAAAAAAACAAATAAGGTCATTAATCACATCAGATTTGTCATACGTTTTTGCTTTTATTTGAAAAATCTTTTTTATTCAAAAAGAATTACTACAAATAAAAAAGGCATATATCCCACCCACCCAACCAAAATTATGAAATAGTTTCCACTATAATCATATAATTATTTGAAAATACACAATGTTTCATCTTTATTCATGTCATGATATAACTCCGCTTTATCTTTATCAAAGTCTATAACCTGTACCATATCATATATATCATCATTTAGATTAGGATTGATATTGTTTAAGATATTCGGATAATCGAAAATCATTTCTTTGTTGAATTCAAGTTTTTTCTCATTTTCAAATAATGCACCATAGTATATTTCTGCTTCTACCAAATCCTGGAACATATGGCTTCCAAAAGATAATTCCGGCATATATCCAACTTCACTATATGCTTCCTCTAAAATTGCTGAGAAATGACTGATATCAGCAAATACCACAGGAATACCCAATTCTGGAGATGATGTGCCAATTCTTCCAGGAACTATTAATATAGCAGTTTTGGCATTATCCTTACAATATGTATTCACATCACTGATTACTCTTGATATTGAACTTTTTTGAGCATAAGGATACTCATAATATTTATGTGGATCAACATAACATATTGTATCAATTGTATTTTTCCTGGACATTCCCATAGAGGATTCCTTGATATGGAAGAAAACATTTTTATCTTCAGGCATTTCAATAGCTTCATCATTAACTGAAACTTGAAGTGGACGGCATTGCAATAGGTTTATGTTGAATGAATTGTCCTCACCAACGTTAACTGTATATTCAATATCAACAGGATAGTCATATGCATTTTGCAAGGTATTTAAAATTTCTTTCATTACATTAATAAATTCAGAATTTTTAACAATTCCCTCACAGTTAACAAATACTATTTCGCGACGTTGCCCACGGTCACGGAACATTCTCTCTGCCTCACGATCATGTTCAACTAGAAGTTTTTTTGCATACCTTTGAATTATACCCAAACCTTCATCAACTGGAATGTCATGTAAACTGATATTCTTCAAATCAATTACATCCAGATAATGCTGTGAATATCTATGTTTTTCTTTAATATCATTTACAAGAGTTACTTCCGGTTTATCAAGATTGATAATTCTTGGATAATCCTTTTTAGTCCTGTCAACAGCTTTTGTACCTAAACCCATTACAAGTCTTAACATACCTTTGCTGTTATCCATATCTGGAAGAGGTGAATATGGACTATATGAAAATCCTACACCGGCTGCAGTCGGGAAGAAATAATCCTCATGATAAGAACCTGAGACTCTTTGAACTAAAAGAGCCATTTGCTCATCAGCATCATCCAAATCATTTAATTTCCTGTATTCCAAAGCAGAAATATTCATAGTACTTGAATATACAATCTTTACCGCTTCTTCAAATGCTTCTAGACGCTCTTCAAGTGTACCTCTGTTTACACAGAATACAGATTCATATTTGCCTGCAAATGCATTACCAAATCCATCTTCAAGAAAACTACTTGACCTGACAATAATAGGGTTTTGTCCAAAGTAATCCAATATACGGATGAATTTTTTCTTGATTTCATCTGAAAATACGCCATTTTTAAGGCTTTCCTCTAATTCCATACCATATTTGTAATAACCTTCAGGAGTTCTTTGCTTTACACGAAGATCCCATAAATCATTTGATACAATATAGGTATAGAATAAATCTGAACCAATGTAAAATGAATCATCAGGCTCAAATATGTTGTTGTAGATTTCTGGACAATTTTTTTCAATGATTTTTCTTGCAAGAAGCATACCGCATGATTTACCACCTACAAGTCCAGTACCTACACGACGGTCATAAATTGTGAGATAATCCTCAAAAGTGAAGTATTCTTTAACTTTAGAAAGCATCTTTTCATCTTTTGTCATCATGAGCTCACAAATCTTATCACAATCATCATCTATGTTCTCGCCTTCATCATATCTCCTCTTGACTTGATGCATATACCTTTCCCAGCTATCTAAAGTCTGGCCGTTTTGATATTTATTTGAATCATTGATGATTTTATAATATCTGCTAACTTCCTGACCATCCTGCAGAACTTTAACAATACCAGTTCTTGGATTGAATTTATGACCTAAAAACATGGTTTGAGAGTATCTGTTCCATACTTTCAATGGAGAAACATAAACCTCTTCTGAGGATTTAGAATATACATTTAGGAATAACTGTGTTGTTTCACGAATTTTAGCGATAGCATCATATGAATGTCTTCCACGAATAATTGGGAAAAATGCTACTGTATCAAGTTGAAATAAGAATGGACAAGTAACTTGAAAGAAGTTACCCATCATCAAATCTGTTGACCATACTGCTTGAAGATCACTTAAGCAATCAAAGACATAAAATGCATCATATCCTTCTTTTTCAATGATTCTGTGAACTTCCAAAGTGAAAGTTTCAAACTGATTGTATGGATTTACGTGATATATTTTAATTCCATCACGTTCAATCATACAGAATTCTGTGTCAGGATTGTTCTGTTCAATTTCGAGCAATCTGAAATCTTCTTCATTCATTTCTATTAATGGAGGATGATTAGCAAACCTAATGTAAATCAAGTTTCTATTATCTTCTTTGGCCTGTTTTACATATGGATTGACAAAATATGAAAATTCATTTAAATTCTTAACATTCCATACAACATTATCCCCTAAACGAATATTGTCTAAAGCTTTATCAAGTCCAGGAATTCCTGATTTGATTCTTTCAAATGCAGCCATAATAATATCTCCTAATTTTTATTTTATGATTGTCTGCTCACCATTGGCACTCCAGTTAATTGTGAAGCTTCCATAGTTAATGCAACAAGATCTTGACGTTCAAGTTTTTCAACGTCAGTATTACCCGCTTGCTGAGTTAATGATTTTACCTCTTGAGTCATTGCTTCTATGTAATTTGCAACTTGTTCTCCTTTTCTGATAGGATCCAATCTTCTTCTAAGTACTCTTTCCTGTGTTGCAATTCCTTTAGGACAAGTACCATCTGAACAGTTTTGACAAACTTTACATCCTATTGAAATCAATGCAGAGGTAGCAATATACACTGCATCAGCACCTAATGCTATTGCTTTTGCAACATCTGCTCCAGACCTTATTCCTCCAGCAGCAATGAGACTAACTTCATCTCTTAAATTAATGTCTTTAAGAGCATCATCCGCTTTTACAATAGCTTCAATAGTAGGAATACCAGCATGTTCTGTAACTACTTCAGGTCCAGCACCAGTTCCTCCTTGCATACCATCAATTACAATAATATCTGCACCTGCTTTTGCTGCAATTTTCACATCTTGCTCTACCCTACCAGCTGCAAATTTTACAATAATTGGTATTTTCCAGTCAGTGATTTCCCTTAACTGATTGATTTTCATACTTAAATCTTCAGGACCTACAATATCCATGTGTCTTGCAGGACTTAATGCGGAGGTTCCTTCAGGAATGTTACGAACTCTAGCTACTTCAGCAGTTACTTTATGAGCAAGTAAATGCCCACCCATACCTGATTTTGCACCTTGACCAATTTTTATTTCAACTGCTTCTGCATTGTTTAAATAACTTGAAGATACTCCAAAACGACCAGATGCATACTGTGCAATCAATTTATCAGCATAATGTCTTTCTTCAGGAAGCATTCCTCCTTCACCAGTGTTTGCAATTGATCCCACTTTACTACTTCCAATAGCAAGTGCGATTTTTGCTTCTTTACTTAATGCTCCAAATGACATTGCTCCAATCATAATAGGTGTGTCTATTTTAATTGGATTTTCTGCAAATCTGTCTCCAAGAACAACTGAAGTGTTACATGGCTCCCTATATGAATCAATTGGAGGTCTTGACACTTGTGCAGGTAATATACTTAAATCATCAAATGTTGGGATTTTTCTAGTCAATCCACATCCACGTAATTTATATGACCCGGTTTGACTTTTACGTTTAATTTCAACCATTGTTGAATTGGACCATATTCCTCTGCCTTCATCAGCAAGAGGTCTAACGTATATTGCATGTGTTGGACACATTTCTTCACATATTTTACATCCTACACAATTTTCCTGATGTATTGGTTGAGGTTCATCATTGATTACTTCATATACATTGTGAGGGCAGTTTGAATAGCAGCTGTAACAGTTTTTACATGAAGATTTTCTTGGATTATCACATAAATACCAGCAGCAGCCTGGCCTATCATTGTTCTGTTTACATATTTCTGTTTTTCTCTCAACAGTGAATGGCATTTAATTCACCCCCTCGTTAATATTTTTTAATGGTTTGAATACTGGACAAACTGAATATTTTGTTCCTCCAG is a window of Methanobrevibacter sp. DNA encoding:
- a CDS encoding transcriptional regulator produces the protein MDNLVKYVLRSSYRVRVLNAIGNDVKMPSQIAKQSNVLNNHISRTLRQLREHGLIELINPEMRCGRLYRLTNCGLMVLDNINEK
- a CDS encoding transcriptional regulator, yielding MCSNEELLEKIAFVQGSGHRTNIVLYMKYDLYTPTQIGEAIGIRTNHVSNLLSQLKKKNIVYCATPNIHKGKLYSLTDEGKKVFEYISSKQNKQ
- a CDS encoding glutamate synthase-related protein; this encodes MPFTVERKTEICKQNNDRPGCCWYLCDNPRKSSCKNCYSCYSNCPHNVYEVINDEPQPIHQENCVGCKICEEMCPTHAIYVRPLADEGRGIWSNSTMVEIKRKSQTGSYKLRGCGLTRKIPTFDDLSILPAQVSRPPIDSYREPCNTSVVLGDRFAENPIKIDTPIMIGAMSFGALSKEAKIALAIGSSKVGSIANTGEGGMLPEERHYADKLIAQYASGRFGVSSSYLNNAEAVEIKIGQGAKSGMGGHLLAHKVTAEVARVRNIPEGTSALSPARHMDIVGPEDLSMKINQLREITDWKIPIIVKFAAGRVEQDVKIAAKAGADIIVIDGMQGGTGAGPEVVTEHAGIPTIEAIVKADDALKDINLRDEVSLIAAGGIRSGADVAKAIALGADAVYIATSALISIGCKVCQNCSDGTCPKGIATQERVLRRRLDPIRKGEQVANYIEAMTQEVKSLTQQAGNTDVEKLERQDLVALTMEASQLTGVPMVSRQS
- a CDS encoding PEP/pyruvate-binding domain-containing protein; translated protein: MAAFERIKSGIPGLDKALDNIRLGDNVVWNVKNLNEFSYFVNPYVKQAKEDNRNLIYIRFANHPPLIEMNEEDFRLLEIEQNNPDTEFCMIERDGIKIYHVNPYNQFETFTLEVHRIIEKEGYDAFYVFDCLSDLQAVWSTDLMMGNFFQVTCPFLFQLDTVAFFPIIRGRHSYDAIAKIRETTQLFLNVYSKSSEEVYVSPLKVWNRYSQTMFLGHKFNPRTGIVKVLQDGQEVSRYYKIINDSNKYQNGQTLDSWERYMHQVKRRYDEGENIDDDCDKICELMMTKDEKMLSKVKEYFTFEDYLTIYDRRVGTGLVGGKSCGMLLARKIIEKNCPEIYNNIFEPDDSFYIGSDLFYTYIVSNDLWDLRVKQRTPEGYYKYGMELEESLKNGVFSDEIKKKFIRILDYFGQNPIIVRSSSFLEDGFGNAFAGKYESVFCVNRGTLEERLEAFEEAVKIVYSSTMNISALEYRKLNDLDDADEQMALLVQRVSGSYHEDYFFPTAAGVGFSYSPYSPLPDMDNSKGMLRLVMGLGTKAVDRTKKDYPRIINLDKPEVTLVNDIKEKHRYSQHYLDVIDLKNISLHDIPVDEGLGIIQRYAKKLLVEHDREAERMFRDRGQRREIVFVNCEGIVKNSEFINVMKEILNTLQNAYDYPVDIEYTVNVGEDNSFNINLLQCRPLQVSVNDEAIEMPEDKNVFFHIKESSMGMSRKNTIDTICYVDPHKYYEYPYAQKSSISRVISDVNTYCKDNAKTAILIVPGRIGTSSPELGIPVVFADISHFSAILEEAYSEVGYMPELSFGSHMFQDLVEAEIYYGALFENEKKLEFNKEMIFDYPNILNNINPNLNDDIYDMVQVIDFDKDKAELYHDMNKDETLCIFK